In one window of Tenacibaculum mesophilum DNA:
- a CDS encoding response regulator has product MKILAIDDQKLILIPLKKRLLELGYDVKTETNAFEGMKLYDSFQPDLVIVDMNMPTISGMEVIDYIRNSKKPSTSVIVLSGNTDDKMITKGFDLGIDDYMKKPLSLNEICVRVKRLIGAPENIVSIEKQNNLIIKERCVGVVIPCYNEEKRLLSKEFTSFIDENSGYHLCFVNDGSTDKTLDVLNNLRNGREDFITIYNCEKNGGKAEAVRQGMLHMANFKDLDYIGFLDADLSTDLLDFDDLVSTIEKSNFKIVSGSRITRMGANITKESARKIISLTINFIIRKILSMDFKDTQCGAKIFHRDVIDIAFKEKFITKWLFDVEIFLRIKKHFKIEKAREMMCEKPLKRWIHADGSKLSMKDSIKIIGQLGQIAWNYRVKKKKDSTLIGKMKMEEFSITLNN; this is encoded by the coding sequence ATGAAAATACTAGCTATAGATGATCAAAAGCTAATATTAATCCCCCTAAAGAAGAGATTGTTAGAGTTAGGTTATGATGTAAAAACTGAAACGAATGCTTTTGAAGGTATGAAATTGTATGATTCATTTCAACCAGACTTAGTTATAGTAGACATGAATATGCCAACAATATCGGGTATGGAGGTTATAGATTATATAAGAAACTCTAAAAAACCGTCTACATCAGTAATTGTATTATCAGGAAATACAGATGATAAAATGATAACTAAAGGTTTTGATTTAGGAATTGATGATTACATGAAAAAGCCATTAAGCTTAAATGAAATTTGTGTTAGAGTGAAAAGGCTAATAGGGGCTCCTGAAAATATAGTAAGTATAGAAAAACAAAATAATCTTATCATTAAAGAAAGGTGTGTTGGGGTAGTAATACCTTGTTACAATGAGGAGAAAAGATTACTAAGTAAAGAGTTTACCAGTTTTATTGACGAGAATTCAGGGTATCACTTATGTTTTGTAAATGATGGAAGTACAGATAAAACTTTAGACGTGCTAAATAATTTGAGAAATGGAAGAGAAGATTTTATAACAATATACAATTGCGAAAAAAATGGAGGTAAAGCAGAGGCTGTTAGACAAGGAATGCTACACATGGCAAACTTTAAAGATTTAGATTATATAGGTTTTTTAGATGCAGACTTATCTACAGACTTGTTAGATTTTGATGACTTAGTTTCTACAATTGAAAAATCTAACTTTAAAATAGTTAGCGGATCAAGAATTACTAGAATGGGGGCTAATATAACAAAAGAATCTGCTAGAAAAATAATTAGTCTTACCATTAATTTTATTATAAGAAAAATATTATCAATGGATTTTAAAGATACACAATGTGGAGCTAAAATTTTTCATAGAGATGTAATTGATATCGCATTTAAAGAAAAGTTTATTACAAAATGGTTATTTGATGTAGAGATTTTTTTAAGAATTAAAAAGCATTTTAAAATTGAAAAAGCAAGAGAAATGATGTGTGAAAAACCTTTAAAAAGATGGATACATGCAGACGGGTCTAAGCTTTCTATGAAAGATTCTATAAAAATAATAGGTCAATTAGGTCAAATAGCATGGAATTACAGAGTAAAAAAAAAGAAAGACTCAACGCTAATTGGTAAAATGAAAATGGAAGAATTTTCAATAACCTTGAATAACTAA
- the manA gene encoding mannose-6-phosphate isomerase, class I, translating to MINEATQTFNLLALTGQIQNYDWGGDNYITKLLKRKNDGKKIAEYWLGAHRKAPSIIKTSVGNQTLDNFLKRNLKKCLGKRVARKYGRLPFLFKVLDVKKTLSIQVHPSKKNAEKGFKEENILGIPLTAPYRNYKDDNHKPEIMVALSEFWLLHGFLPKSKLIARLEETPEFKKLVNIFKEEGYFGLYKNVMEKSNEEVYEILKPLIDRITPLYKNKKLDKNSPDFWAAKVVDESTNNKKLDRGIFSIYFFNIMKLNKGEAVFQKEGVPHAYLEGQNIELMANSDNVLRGGLTKKHVDVAELLKNIVFEETNPEVLYGCLKKDNLERVYETEAKDFELSKINIAESQVYKAKSRSVEILIVIDGEIEIVETKSVLNLKKGQSALLKAGSIYKITSKKKATIYKAKVPY from the coding sequence ATGATTAATGAAGCTACACAAACATTTAATTTATTAGCGCTTACAGGGCAGATTCAAAATTATGATTGGGGAGGTGATAATTATATCACAAAGTTGTTAAAAAGAAAAAACGACGGAAAAAAAATAGCAGAGTACTGGTTAGGAGCACACAGAAAAGCTCCATCTATAATAAAAACATCTGTTGGAAATCAAACTTTAGATAATTTTTTAAAAAGAAACTTAAAAAAATGTTTAGGTAAAAGAGTAGCAAGAAAATACGGAAGATTACCTTTTTTATTTAAAGTGTTAGATGTAAAAAAGACATTGTCAATTCAGGTTCATCCTTCAAAAAAAAATGCAGAAAAAGGATTTAAGGAAGAAAATATTTTAGGAATCCCATTAACAGCACCTTACAGAAACTATAAAGATGATAATCACAAGCCGGAAATTATGGTTGCTTTGAGTGAATTTTGGTTATTACACGGTTTCTTACCCAAAAGTAAATTAATAGCAAGATTAGAAGAAACACCAGAATTTAAAAAGTTAGTTAATATATTTAAAGAAGAAGGATATTTTGGATTATATAAAAATGTGATGGAAAAATCAAATGAAGAAGTATATGAAATATTAAAACCTTTAATAGATAGAATTACTCCATTATATAAGAACAAAAAATTAGATAAAAATAGTCCTGACTTTTGGGCAGCAAAAGTTGTTGATGAATCTACAAATAATAAAAAACTAGATAGAGGAATTTTTTCTATATACTTTTTTAACATAATGAAATTAAATAAAGGAGAAGCTGTTTTCCAAAAAGAGGGAGTACCCCATGCTTATTTAGAAGGTCAAAATATAGAATTAATGGCTAATTCAGATAATGTTTTAAGAGGAGGTTTAACAAAAAAACATGTAGATGTTGCTGAGCTATTGAAGAATATTGTTTTTGAAGAAACAAATCCAGAAGTTTTGTATGGTTGTTTGAAAAAAGATAATTTAGAAAGAGTGTATGAGACAGAAGCAAAAGATTTTGAATTGAGTAAAATTAATATTGCAGAAAGTCAAGTATACAAGGCAAAATCTAGATCAGTAGAAATTTTAATAGTCATTGATGGAGAGATAGAAATAGTAGAAACAAAATCTGTTTTAAATTTAAAAAAGGGACAATCAGCCCTCTTAAAAGCAGGAAGTATTTATAAAATAACTTCTAAAAAGAAAGCAACAATTTACAAGGCAAAAGTACCTTATTAA
- a CDS encoding metal-dependent hydrolase, with product MDSLTQIVLGAAVGEAVLGKKVGNKAMLYGAIAGTIPDLDVYVGKLFDTVTALEIHRGFTHSVFFAIVFGWIFGWLISLYEKNASTKEWALLMFWGFITHPILDAHTTWGTQLFWPLDLRLAFKNIFVIDPLYTLPFLVFLLMAMFQRKGTAKRTKYNNLGLIISSSYIAITLVIKGITYTKFSHALKEQGISYKEIETKPTPFNTILWSANVETDDAYLIGYYSFFDTKPIEFYSYPKNHHLLDDYKNNVSIKRLIKITKGWYTISEKNSLIYLNDLRFGLLSVAPNFQQFAFSFQITKKQNKIVINEVPRNREKAKQLLTDLWVRIQGN from the coding sequence ATGGATTCACTCACACAAATTGTTCTTGGGGCAGCTGTTGGAGAAGCTGTATTAGGTAAAAAAGTAGGAAACAAAGCAATGCTTTATGGTGCCATCGCTGGTACTATTCCAGACTTAGATGTTTATGTTGGTAAGCTTTTTGACACTGTTACTGCTCTAGAAATACACAGAGGTTTTACACATTCTGTATTTTTTGCAATTGTTTTCGGCTGGATTTTTGGTTGGCTTATCTCTTTATATGAAAAAAATGCCTCCACTAAAGAATGGGCTCTACTTATGTTTTGGGGATTTATAACACATCCAATTCTAGACGCACATACCACTTGGGGAACTCAACTTTTTTGGCCACTCGATTTGCGGTTAGCTTTTAAAAATATATTTGTTATTGACCCTTTATACACATTACCTTTCTTAGTATTTCTACTAATGGCAATGTTCCAACGTAAAGGGACAGCTAAAAGAACAAAGTATAACAATTTAGGACTAATTATTAGTAGCTCTTACATAGCAATTACTCTTGTTATCAAAGGAATCACTTATACTAAATTTTCACACGCTTTAAAAGAACAAGGGATTTCTTATAAAGAAATAGAAACCAAACCTACGCCTTTTAACACCATTTTATGGTCTGCAAATGTTGAAACAGATGATGCTTATCTAATAGGTTATTATTCTTTTTTTGATACTAAACCAATTGAATTTTATTCCTACCCTAAAAATCATCATTTATTAGACGATTATAAAAATAATGTTTCAATAAAACGACTTATTAAAATTACCAAAGGTTGGTATACAATTTCAGAAAAGAATAGTTTAATTTATTTAAATGATTTACGCTTTGGGTTATTAAGCGTAGCTCCTAATTTTCAGCAGTTTGCTTTTAGCTTTCAAATAACAAAAAAGCAAAATAAAATAGTTATAAACGAAGTACCTAGAAATCGTGAAAAAGCTAAACAATTATTAACAGATCTTTGGGTTAGAATTCAAGGAAATTAA
- a CDS encoding GreA/GreB family elongation factor, whose product MTKNIIVTTGIYDLIKDHVRRKKVTIEEENRLLAELKGAKQVRRRELPNDVVTVNRRVMILDHSDQQEKEYIFVSTNKTKLQKRKFSILSDMALATVGYKEGDIIDWPFKKGNKRIEILKVTPFEQL is encoded by the coding sequence ATGACAAAAAATATTATAGTAACCACAGGTATATACGATCTTATAAAAGACCACGTTAGAAGAAAAAAAGTAACCATTGAAGAAGAAAACCGCTTACTAGCTGAATTAAAAGGCGCAAAACAAGTAAGACGAAGAGAGCTTCCTAATGATGTAGTTACCGTAAACAGAAGGGTTATGATTTTAGATCATTCAGACCAACAAGAAAAAGAATATATTTTCGTTTCTACAAACAAGACTAAGCTTCAAAAAAGAAAGTTTTCAATCCTTTCAGATATGGCTTTAGCCACTGTTGGCTATAAAGAAGGTGATATTATTGACTGGCCTTTTAAAAAAGGAAATAAAAGAATTGAAATTTTAAAAGTAACTCCTTTTGAACAACTTTAA